The Arachis ipaensis cultivar K30076 chromosome B07, Araip1.1, whole genome shotgun sequence genome includes a window with the following:
- the LOC107608219 gene encoding uncharacterized protein LOC107608219 isoform X1 has protein sequence MKMRRKRGGCSAVHCCRSWGRLKPPPQLGLAVLLGSISALLIIVSVLTSLIRRELEELGVTLPKDAFELIFVFLQEWDKLHFSPKFQPRGCWACNFESSQIDILHIGSCNTYQS, from the exons ATGAAGATGCGACGCAAGAGAGGAGGCTGTTCCGCCGTGCACTGTTGTCGCTCCTGGGGTCGATTGAAGCCGCCGCCGCAGCTAGGGCTTGCCGTGCTCCTGGGGTCGATCTCTGCGCTTCTCATCATTGTCTCTGTGCTCACGTCGTTGATTAG AAGGGAGCTCGAAGAGTTAGGTGTGACACTTCCAAAGGATGCATTCGAACTGATTTTTGTTTTCCTCCAAGAGTG GGACAAACTCCACTTTTCCCCAAAATTTCAGCCACGAGGCTGCTGGGCATGTAATTTTG AATCTTCGCAAATAGACATTCTGCACATAGGAAGCTGCAATACATATCAAAGTTAG
- the LOC107608219 gene encoding uncharacterized protein LOC107608219 isoform X2, which produces MKMRRKRGGCSAVHCCRSWGRLKPPPQLGLAVLLGSISALLIIVSVLTSLIRELEELGVTLPKDAFELIFVFLQEWDKLHFSPKFQPRGCWACNFESSQIDILHIGSCNTYQS; this is translated from the exons ATGAAGATGCGACGCAAGAGAGGAGGCTGTTCCGCCGTGCACTGTTGTCGCTCCTGGGGTCGATTGAAGCCGCCGCCGCAGCTAGGGCTTGCCGTGCTCCTGGGGTCGATCTCTGCGCTTCTCATCATTGTCTCTGTGCTCACGTCGTTGATTAG GGAGCTCGAAGAGTTAGGTGTGACACTTCCAAAGGATGCATTCGAACTGATTTTTGTTTTCCTCCAAGAGTG GGACAAACTCCACTTTTCCCCAAAATTTCAGCCACGAGGCTGCTGGGCATGTAATTTTG AATCTTCGCAAATAGACATTCTGCACATAGGAAGCTGCAATACATATCAAAGTTAG
- the LOC107608219 gene encoding uncharacterized protein LOC107608219 isoform X3 — protein MKMRRKRGGCSAVHCCRSWGRLKPPPQLGLAVLLGSISALLIIVSVLTSLIRRELEELGVTLPKDAFELIFVFLQEWDKLHFSPKFQPRGCWA, from the exons ATGAAGATGCGACGCAAGAGAGGAGGCTGTTCCGCCGTGCACTGTTGTCGCTCCTGGGGTCGATTGAAGCCGCCGCCGCAGCTAGGGCTTGCCGTGCTCCTGGGGTCGATCTCTGCGCTTCTCATCATTGTCTCTGTGCTCACGTCGTTGATTAG AAGGGAGCTCGAAGAGTTAGGTGTGACACTTCCAAAGGATGCATTCGAACTGATTTTTGTTTTCCTCCAAGAGTG GGACAAACTCCACTTTTCCCCAAAATTTCAGCCACGAGGCTGCTGGGCAT AA